The genomic DNA CTAAAATTGTGCGTCCGATAGCCTGATCTGGATAGGCTTCTTCTTGGAGCCAGTCGAAAATAATGTCGTCCGGTGTGTCCAGTGCCTGACCAATTTCCTGCAAAATCACGCCGCGCTCAACCTCGATCTCGGACGGATCAAACACCGGATTGAGCAGAATATCCGCAATCACGTCCAGCGCCAGCGGCACGTCATTTTCCAGAACCCGTGCGTAATAGGCGGTCATTTCGCGTGATGTATAGGCGTTGATATAGCCACCAACGTCTTCAATTGCTTCGGCAATCTGCAATGCGCTGCGCCGCTGCGTCCCCTTGAACGCCATGTGTTCCAAGAAATGCGCGATGCCATTTTGCGCAGGCGTTTCATGGCGTCCCCCCGCCATAACCCAAATCCCGATTGAGGCTGATTTCAGGCCCGGCATCTGTTCGGTGACGATGCGAAAGCCGTTGGAAAGCGTGTGCTGTTGGACGGTCACTTGGCGATCCGCTCCTTAATGAGGGTTTGCAGGGCAGTAAGGTCATTTGGCACCCGCGTGACCCGTTCGGATCGCTCATACAGGTCTGCCATGTGGGGCGGCAATGGCGGATGCAAGCCTGTGGCTTTTTCGACCGCTGCTGGAAATTTGGCGGGGTGCGCGGTGGCAAGTGTGATCATCGGTGTAGCGCTTTGGAAACGGCTTCCAACCCTGACGCCAACAGCGCTGTGCGGACAGAGCAATTCACCAGACCGCGTCAATTCATCGGTGATCGTGGCGTAGGTTTCCACCTCGGACGCGCTGCCGGATGCGAACGTGTCGCGCAGCATCTCAATCGCCCCTTGGGAAATCGTAAACGCGCCTTTGGCCTTTAAGTCGGCCATTTGTGCCGCCACCACAGCGCCGTCGCGCCCGTAGGCTTCAAACAGCGCACGTTCAAAATTGGATGACACCTGAATGTCCATCGACGGGCTAATGGTCGGCGTCACGCCTTCTTTGATTTGCGCGCCGGTTTGCAATGTGCGGTGCAAAATGTCGTTCTGGTTCGTGGCTATTACAAGTTGATCAATCGGCAGGCCCATGCGCTTGGCAATGTAGCCTGCGAAAATGTCACCAAAATTGCCAGTCGGGACGGTAAAGCTGACGGGGCGGTGCGGCGCGCCAAGCGATACGGCGCTGCTGAAAAAATACACCACCTGCGCCAAAACGCGGCCCCAATTGATCGAGTTGACCCCCGCAAGATTCACGCCGTCACGAAAATCGAAATCGTTGAACATATCCTTAAGCGCCGCTTGGCAGTCATCAAAATCACCGTCCATTGCCAGTGCATGCACGTTGGGTTCCACAGGCGTCGTCATCTGGCGGCGCTGGACCTCAGACACGCGGCCATGTGGAAACAGAATGAAGACATCGACGTTTTTCAGGCCACGGAACGCTTCAATCGCGGCGGATCCAGTGTCACCTGACGTCGCGCCAACAATCGTGATCCGCTTGCCGGAACGGGCCAACGACGCCTGAAACATCTGGCCGATCAGCTGCATGGCGAAATCTTTGAACGCCAGCGTCGGGCCGTGAAACAGTTCCAGCAGGAAATGATTGCTATCAAGCTGCTTGATTGGCGCACGCGCGGCGTGCCTGAAGCCCGCGTAGGCCGCATCGATCAGGCCGCGAAATTCGTCATCCGTAAACGTATCACCAATAAACGGGCGCATCACGGTGTAGGCAATCTGTTCGTAGGACTGCCCCGCCATTGTCGCGATTTGGGTCTTGGACAGTGTTGGAATGACGTCGGGCACATAAAGCCCGCCATCGCGCGCAAGTCCTGTCATCATCGCCTGCTCAAAATTCAGTGCGGGGGCCGCGCTACGGGTCGAGATGTACTTCATATCAGTTTCCCTTTGGGCGCATGGAACGCATCACGTAAAACCCAGTCATGCTGAACCAGACCGCGGCCAGCAAGAACCACGTAATCGCATATTCTAGATGGTCGTTCTTGATGTTTCGCGTGTCCACAGCCAGCGGCGTCAGGCGGCCATCGTACTGCGTCGCAGCATACAGCACCACCAACAACGGTTCCGTCCCCAACGCCTGCGCCATCGCCGGGACATCGCGGGCATACCATTCATCCCCGACCGGCGCTTGTCGCGAAATATCATCAGGCCAGATCAGATTGCCCTGCACGGTAACTACCGAAGTCAGCACAACACCTTCGTCTTCATACAAAGGCAGCAAGCCTTGATCCAGCATGACCCGACGCCCGTCTGCCGTCACAAATGCTGAAATGATACGGTGGCCAGTGCCTGCCGCCGTGCCACTGTCAAGAAACCGTATTTCTTCGCCCGTCGCGGCACCTTGCATGATGACGGTCAGATAATTATCAACGTCACGGGTCGGGGCGGCGGGCAGTGGCACGGGATCAGCCCCGACCCGCGCATCGATGTCACGAATGGTGTCAAGCTTCCATTCCAGCCGATCAAGCTGCCAGAACCCAAGCCACAACAGCACGATGATGCCACCAAGACCAATCACGAGAGGGAATAGAATTTGCCGCATGGAGTGCCTCAAAGGTTGGGTGCCTCAACAATAAAGACGCGCAGGGTGTTCATCCCTGCGCGTCTTGCCGTGTCATAACAGTCAGGTCAAGGCGGCTTACTGGCCCCATACGTAGACGGCTGCAAACAAGAACAGCCAAACCACATCCACAAAGTGCCAATACCATGCCGCAGTTTCGAACCCGATATGGCGCTCTGCGGTGAAGTGACCCTTGCGAACGCGCAGGTAGCACACGAACAAGAAGATCGTACCGATCACAACGTGGAAACCATGAAAACCCGTCGCCATAAAGAAGTTTGCACCATAAATATTGCCTGCAAGACCAAAGGCCGCGTGGCTGTATTCGTAGGCTTGGAACACGGTGAACACCACACCCAGCACAACCGCTAGGATCAGACCGCTTTTGACGTCTTCGCGATTGTCTTCGTGGACCAGAGCATGGTGTGCCCAAGTTGCCGCAGCGCCAGAACACAGCAGGATCAACGTGTTAATCAGCGGTAAATGCCAAGGGTTGAACGTTTCGATTCCAGCCGGTGGGAATTGCCCGTCAATGGCAGGCGATTGTGGGCCCATCGGGTACATCGCGTGCTTGAAGAACGACCAGAACCATGCGGCAAAGAACATAATTTCGGACATGATAAACATGATGAAACCATACCGCAGACCAATGCTAACAACTGGCGTATGATCGCCTTGGTGGGATTCGACGACAACCTCAGACCACCATGCGTACATGCAATACAGCACACCCGCGAAGCCCATCAGGAACAAGTAGGGGCTGTCATTGGAGTCCATCCAGACGACCGCGCCAAACAACATGAAGAAGACGGAAACAGCTGTCAGCAGCGGCCAAACAGAAGGCGGCAGGATGTGGTAATCGTGATTTTTCTCATGGGCCATGCGTTTCGTTCCCTTACGGCGTTGGTCTTAATTCAATTCTGTCGGTTGCACTGTGTCCAGCGCAGCCTGATCGTCCACAAGTAGGGTGGCCTGTTCGTACTCTAGCGGCAATTCGTTCAAGTGAAACGTATACCCCAAAGTTATCGTATGCACATACTGTCCGTCTCGGTCATCCACGATGGCCGGATCGACAAAGAACAGCACAGGCATATTCATCGTTTCACCCGGTTGCAAAATCTGCATTTCAAAGCAAAAACAATCAATCTTGTCGAAGAACGCGCCAGCCTCATAGGGGGCGACGTTGTAGGATGCGGACCCTGCGATGGCGTAGTCGGTCGGGTTGGTGGCTTCATAGAAGGCCAGTACAGTTTCACCGATACGGACTTCCATTTCGCGCTGCACTGGTTTGAACGTCCACGGCATGTCGGACGCCACAGAACTGTCAAACCGCACTGTTATGGTTTCATCCAGAATCGTATCGCTGCCGGCTGTTGCGATATTCGTGACGCCGCCAAATCCGGTGACGCGGCAGAACCAGTCATAAAAAGGCACGGACGCCCACGCGAGGGCTCCCATAAAGACGACGACGCTCACGGCTTGTGCAGCTGTTCGGTTCGCGTCTCTGGTGATATAATTAAATGGGTTAAGCTTCATTCGGTGGCTCCCTCTTGTGTAGCAGCGGCTGCCCTCTCTGCCGCGACGTCAGCGGCGCGTCGTTCTGCGGCTTCAAGCGCACCGGGTTCCAGTGCAGGCCGCGCAACGTGGTCAAACCTTTCCAACTGGCGAATATCCGTCAGCCCAAGAACTTTTACGACGGTCAAGCCGAATACAATGCCGATCAGCCCCAGCAACAAAATGCCAACGCCCATGTTGCGACCTTTGCGGCGCGTATGAATCTCATGTTCAACTTTCATCGTCATGTTACCAGCCCGCCCATGATGTTAATCCATAATTGCGCAACAATGCCTCAACCAGCAGCGCCCCGAAGTGGCCGAACAGATAATAGATCGACACGACAAACGTGCGGCGTTCAACAGCGTGATTGTCGGCCTCCGAATCTGCATCCGTGCGGCGCCAGATCGCGTAGCAGCCGCGCAGGAACCAGACATTCAGGACGACGGCCACGACCAAATAAAACGGTCCGCCTATCGACGTGAACCCAAGCCAAAGCGCGACAGCGACCAGCGGCACGCAATAGGTGAGTATGTGTTTACGTGTGACAGTGCGACCGTGGGTTTCCGTCAACATCGGCACACCCGCATCGCCGTAGTCAGATTTCACAAACAACGCCAGCGCCCAGAAATGCGGCGGCGTCCACATGAAGATCAGCGCGAACATCAAAACTGATTCCACCGACACGCCGCTTGTCGCCACGGCCCAACCGATCATCGGCGGGAACGCACCTGCGGCACCACCAATCACGATGTTTTGCGGGGTCGAGCGTTTGAGCCACATGGAATAGACCACCGCATAAAAGAAAATCGTAAACGCAAGCAAGCCCGCAGCCAGCGCGTTCGTTGCCAAGAACAACAGCACAATTGCGAAACCCGATAAGGTCAAGCCAATTGCAAGCGCCTCACCAGGCTGCACAGCGCCGGACGGGATGGGGCGGTTCACCGTGCGTTTCATGATCGCGTCGATGTCGGCGTCCCACCACATGTTCAGTGCACCCGAAGCGCCTGCACCAACCGCGATGCACAACACTGCAACAAATCCGATGAACGGGTTTACGCCAACGGGGGCGACAACTAAACCCACCAGCGCTGTAAAAACGACCAGCTGCATGACGCGCGGTTTCATCAGAGCGAAATAATCGCCCATCTGCGCTTCTTGCATCTGCGTTTGGTTGGTTGCGTCAGTCATTCTATCCTCGGTACGAACGTTAGGAACACGAAACTCCAGCCCTTAGGTCAGGCCCTAGGTTGGAAATTCTACTTTCGCTCCGGCCAGCCATTCATCGTACACGTCAGGATGCACGACTTTTACGGTGATCGGCATAAAGGCGTGGTCTTTGCCGCACAGCTCAGAACACTGACCAAAATAGATGCCTTCACGTTCGGCATTGAACCAAAGCTGGGCAAAACGGCCAGGTACTGCGTCTTGCTTTACTCCGAATGCAGGGATCGTCCATGAATGGATCACGTCCGCGCCTGTAATGGTCATCACGACAGTCGCACCCATCGGCACCACAACGGCGGTGTCGGTCGCAAGGCGGAATTCACTTGCGGAATAACCGGCTTCTTCAAGTTGTTCGATGATGCCCGCGTTTAAGTTACCTTCGTTGTAACCGATCATATAGCTCTCAAAGAATACGTTTTCGTCGGTGTATTCATAGGTCCAGAACCATTGGTTGCCTGTCGCCGTGATGTAGATGTCGCCGTCAGGAATTTCCTGCTGCTTGAACAAAACCGGCAACGAAAACGCACCGATGAAGACCAGAATTACAATCGGCACAATTGTCCATGCAACTTCTAGAGGAGAATTGTGGGTGAAGGTCGCCGGTATCGGGTTCGATTTGGCATTGTAGCGGAGGCAAACCCACCCGATCAGCCCAACCACGAACAGCGTAATCGCCGCACACATCACCAGAAGCCAACCATCCAGCCACTGCAAATCGCGGGCCAGTTCGGTGACAGCGGGCTGAAAACCCGTGGCGCCCAGCGTTGGTGCGCCGACGATCTCAAGATCTTCAATGGCGGTTTGTGCCAGTGCAGCCCCCGCCATCAGCGTGGTCATTGCGGCAAGGCCAAGACGTTTTGCAACAGTCATCATGTGCGTATCAATCCCTAAGTCTGTCAGCGCGAACGTCGCGCTGCCTTGGTTCCTGCGAAACTCCAAACGGAATCTCGTTGTATTTACGGGCGGTCATCCCATATCCTGTGGGCCAACTCAAGCGATCCAGACGTGTCAAAGGGTCGCTTTTTGTCCCAAATCAAAGAATCAGTCAGGAAACACCACATGGCGCACGATCCTTTCCGCCCGTTCGAGACAAATTTAGACCAGGAGTCAGCTTTAGCAATGGTCCGTGACGCGACGGCTGGCGCCGATGATGGCGAATTGTTCCTCGAACGTCGCCGATCCGAGGTTTTGTCGTTTGACGATGGTCGTATTCGCACTGCCAGCTATGACGCCTCCGAAGGGTTCGGGCTGCGGGCCGTGCGCGGTGAGGTCGCAGGCTATGCCCATTCCACGACCATAGATGAACATGCTCTGCGCCGCGCGGTGGCAACAGCACGTTTGGCCGTAGGGGACGGTGGCGGTACTATGGCTGAAGCCCCTGCCCGCACCAATGCAGTTTTATATACCGACGCCGACCCGATGGCAGACGCAGCTTTTGCCGCCAAAATTGACCTGTTAAAAGAAATCGATGCATTTTGTCGCGATCTAGATCCGCGGGTCGTGCAAGTCTCCGCGACCCTCGCCGCGTCTCACCAAGAAGTTGTGATTCTGCGGCCCGAAGGCACACTGGTCACGGACACCCGCCCGATGTCGCGCCTCAATATCTCAGTGATCGTTGAACAAAACGGTCGTCGCGAATCCGGCGGCATGGGCGGTGGTGGCCGTGCGGGTCTGATCAACCTGATCGGGCCAGACAGCTGGCAACCTGTCGCACGCGAATCTTTGCGCATCGCATTGGTGAACCTGGAAGCAGAGGCCGCCCCAGCCGGCGTTTTCGACGTCCTCCTCGGCCCCGGTTGGCCTGGAATTCTGTTGCACGAGGCCGTGGGCCACGGGCTTGAGGGTGATTTCAACCGCAAAGGCACGTCTGCATTTGCAGGTCTGATGGGCCAACAAATCGCGTCCAAAGGCGTCACCGTGCTGGACGACGGCACCATCCCCGATCGGCGCGGGTCCATCACCGTTGACGACGAGGGCACGCCGTCGGCCAAGAACGTGTTGATCGACGACGGTGTCCTTGTCGGTTTCATGCAAGACCGCCAAAACGCGCGCCTTATGGGAGTCGCCCCCACCGGCAACGGGCGACGCGAAAGCTATGCGCACATTCCCATGCCGCGCATGACCAACACCTATATGTTGAACGGTACTGATGACCCGAAAGACATGCTCGCAGGGCTGAAAGACGGCATTTACGCCGTCGGCTTTGGCGGCGGTCAGGTTGATATCACCAATGGAAAATTCGTATTTAGCTGTACAGAGGCGTACCGCGTCCAGAACGGCAAGGTCGGCGCCCCCGTCAAAGGCGCGACGCTCATTGGCGACGGCGCAACCGCGCTGAAACAAATCCGTGGCATCGGCAACGACATGGCGCTTGATCCGGGCATCGGCAATTGCGGCAAGGCGGGCCAATGGGTGCCCGTGGGTGTGGGCCAACCAAGCCTAATGATTGGTGGTTTGACGGTAGGTGGCGCAGCGGCGTGATAGGTCGGGAGTCTCGCTGGCCGATCTGGCGGACGCGTCCAGCGGGGTTTGCGGTGAGTGGCTATTGGCCGACCTTAACAGGGTCGCTAGCCGTGCTGGTCTTCGTGCCACTCGTGGGGTTTGCCTCACTTTTGCAGAATCGGCCTTCGCAGCAGCCAGAACGCCTGAGTCCAATTCGCGTAACTTAATAGACAATGCGCTAATCGCTTCGCCGATGTTGTCTTGGGCGGTACTAATTGTCGCTATCCCGATCAGCGGGCTGGCTGCCGGCGAAGGTTTAGCCGGATGGGGAGTGGCAGCATTAGGCATCGACTTTCAGAAACCGCCCAAATGACTATCAGAGACTTATCCCCCGCACAGCCCTCCCCGCCGACATCGCACCCACCGCACAACTCTGGCACGCCGCATGGCACGAAACCCAAGCGCCGTTCGTGCCCGCAGCACTGATCGCCCAGCGCAGCTTTGATAACTTCAAAACACGCCTCACCCAAATGGGTGACCTGCTGCGTATCCGCCGTTTTGACGGTGCGGATACATTTGCGTTCCTTGATTGATCGCGCACAAAGAACGCTGAATTTTCCGTTTAAAAAATAACCTCTCGTTAACCCCGATCCCTTATTCCTGATTCTGCAGCAGACGGAGACTAGGATGACCAAGAACGACAGTTCTTCCACTCACCCCCCACTCCTACCCACCACGGAAGATGATCGGATTAGTCATCTCCGTCTGCTGCGCTCACGCCGTGTGGGTCCGGTGACATACGCCAGATTGCTGGCCGAACACGGGTCCGCGGCCGCCGCACTTGACGCATTGCCCCATATTGCGCGCGATGCTGGCGTCCCTGATTATCAGATTTGTCCAATCGGGGTCGTGCATGGCGAACTCAAAGCAGGCCGTGGCGCTAAGGCGCAATTGGTGTTCAAGGGCGAACCAGATTTCCCATCGGCCTTGGCCGACATCGAAGATGCGCCTGTGATGCTCTGGATGATCGGTGCCGCTTCGGTCTTGCAACGCCCGATGGTTGCGTTGGTCGGCGCGCGCAACGCGTCGTCTTTGGGCACGCGCATGGCACGCAAACTGGCGCAGGAATTTGGCGAAGCGGGGTTTACCGTGGTGTCCGGTCTTGCGCGTGGCATTGATACCGCCGCCCATGACGGGTCCCTCTCAACAGGCACGGTTGCTGTCGTCGCGGGTGGAGTTGATGTGATTTACCCCGCAGAAAACACGAACCTGGCGCAGAAAATTACCGAGAACGGTCTTCGTGTGTCAGACCAGCCGATTGGATTGCATCCACATGCTCGCCATTTTGTCGCCCGCAACCGGATCATATCCGGCATGGCACAGGCTACAATTGTGGTTGAAGCCGCCGCCAAATCTGGCAGCCTGATAACGGCCCGTACTGCGCTGGATCAAGGACGCGATGTTTTTGCGGTTCCTGGCCATCCGTTTGATGCCCGTGCGTCGGGCTGCAACATGCTGATCCGAGACGGGGCGATGCTCGTGCGCGGCGCGCAAGATGTCCTTGACCAACTCGGCGAACCGACAACCGTTGCGCCCGAATTGCCACTTGAACCTGTGCCGCAGCCGCGCGGTTTGCGCGAAACGGCGCTGCTGCACGCCGATATTCTTGATCGTCTTAGCCCCGCGCCCATGGCCGAAGACCAACTGATCCGCAGCCTTGGTGGCGCGCCAACAGCCATTGCACCGCTGCTAATGGACCTCGAACTTGACGGCAAAGTCATCCGTCAAGCTGGCGGAATCTTGGCCCGCGCTCATTAAAATTGCGCTCAGTTCTACGCGAAGGTAGCTCGCACCGGAACACTCTTTTGTCACACGCCACAGATGCTGCATTGACAATCCCTCATGTCCCCCCACATTTTGCCCGTCCACGACGCCCGTGTCTTTTGGAAGGATTCCCATGCCTGTTGTTGTCGTTGAGTCTCCGGCTAAGGCCAAGACAATCAACAAGTATTTAGGGCCAGGCTACACAGTCTTGGCGTCCTATGGCCACGTTCGCGACCTGCCACCAAAGGACGGATCAGTCGACCCTGACAACGATTTCGACATGTTGTGGGAGATCGCAAGCGACAGTAAAAAGCACATTAAGGCCATCGCCGACGCCCTTGCGAACGACAATGAACTGATCCTCGCGACCGACCCTGACCGCGAAGGCGAAGCGATTTCGTGGCACCTCGAAGAGACGCTGCGCAAACGCAAATCGATCAAGAGAGACACACCAGTGTCACGCGTGGTGTTCAATGCGATCACTAAAACAGCCGTCACCGAAGCGATGAAAAACCCGCGCCAAGTCGACGTGCCTTTGGTTGAGGCATACCTCGCGCGCCGCGCCCTAGACTACCTTGTCGGCTTCAAACTGTCCCCCGTTTTGTGGCGCCGCCTGCCCGGCGCGAAGTCCGCCGGCCGCGTACAATCGGTGTCGCTGCGCATAATCGTTGAACGTGAGATGGAGATCGAGGCGTTCAACAACCGCGAATATTGGTCCGTCAAAGCGCAGCTATCAACGCCGCGCAACCAAGCGGTCGAAACCCGTCTGACCGTTTTGGCAGGCAAAAAACTCGACAAATTCGATCTGGTAAACGCGACACAGGCGGAACTGGCTGAAACCGCCGTTAATTCCCGCGATCTGACCGTCAAACGCGTCGAGGCAAAGCCCGCCAACCGCAATCCATCCGCGCCGTTCATGACGTCCACCCTGCAACAAGAAGCCAGCCGCAAGTTTGGTTTCGGCGCACGCATGACCATGAACGCCGCCCAGCGTTTGTACGAAGCCGGCTTGATCACCTACATGCGGACCGACGGAATCGACATGGCCCCCGAAGCCATTACTGAGGCGCGCGAAACAATCGCCAAAAAGTTCGGCAAAGACTATATACCCGACAAGCCGCGCATCTATAAAAACAAAGCGAAAAACGCGCAAGAAGCGCACGAATGTATCCGCCCAACGGATTTGATGCTTGATGCAACGTCTGCAAAAATTGCCGACCCCGACCAACGAAAATTGTACGATCTGATCTATAAACGCACGGTGTCCAGCCAGATGGAAGCCGCGCGCATGGAACGCACAACCGTCGATATCGGCAGTGCGGATGGTCAGATTGAATTGCGCGCGACAGGTCAGGTCGTACTGTTTGATGGGTTCCTCGCGATTTACGAAGAAGGCCGCGACGACGACGCTGGCGATGATGACGACGACAAACGCCTGCCACAGATGGCGACTGGCGAAAAGATGGCCAAAACCTCGGTCACGGCCGAACAGCATTTCACTCAGCCGCCGCCCCGCTACACCGAGGCGACACTGGTCAAACGCATGGAAGAGCTTGGCATTGG from Octadecabacter antarcticus 307 includes the following:
- the cyoE gene encoding heme o synthase — its product is MTDATNQTQMQEAQMGDYFALMKPRVMQLVVFTALVGLVVAPVGVNPFIGFVAVLCIAVGAGASGALNMWWDADIDAIMKRTVNRPIPSGAVQPGEALAIGLTLSGFAIVLLFLATNALAAGLLAFTIFFYAVVYSMWLKRSTPQNIVIGGAAGAFPPMIGWAVATSGVSVESVLMFALIFMWTPPHFWALALFVKSDYGDAGVPMLTETHGRTVTRKHILTYCVPLVAVALWLGFTSIGGPFYLVVAVVLNVWFLRGCYAIWRRTDADSEADNHAVERRTFVVSIYYLFGHFGALLVEALLRNYGLTSWAGW
- the dprA gene encoding DNA-processing protein DprA yields the protein MTKNDSSSTHPPLLPTTEDDRISHLRLLRSRRVGPVTYARLLAEHGSAAAALDALPHIARDAGVPDYQICPIGVVHGELKAGRGAKAQLVFKGEPDFPSALADIEDAPVMLWMIGAASVLQRPMVALVGARNASSLGTRMARKLAQEFGEAGFTVVSGLARGIDTAAHDGSLSTGTVAVVAGGVDVIYPAENTNLAQKITENGLRVSDQPIGLHPHARHFVARNRIISGMAQATIVVEAAAKSGSLITARTALDQGRDVFAVPGHPFDARASGCNMLIRDGAMLVRGAQDVLDQLGEPTTVAPELPLEPVPQPRGLRETALLHADILDRLSPAPMAEDQLIRSLGGAPTAIAPLLMDLELDGKVIRQAGGILARAH
- the coxB gene encoding cytochrome c oxidase subunit II; this encodes MMTVAKRLGLAAMTTLMAGAALAQTAIEDLEIVGAPTLGATGFQPAVTELARDLQWLDGWLLVMCAAITLFVVGLIGWVCLRYNAKSNPIPATFTHNSPLEVAWTIVPIVILVFIGAFSLPVLFKQQEIPDGDIYITATGNQWFWTYEYTDENVFFESYMIGYNEGNLNAGIIEQLEEAGYSASEFRLATDTAVVVPMGATVVMTITGADVIHSWTIPAFGVKQDAVPGRFAQLWFNAEREGIYFGQCSELCGKDHAFMPITVKVVHPDVYDEWLAGAKVEFPT
- a CDS encoding SURF1 family protein, which encodes MRQILFPLVIGLGGIIVLLWLGFWQLDRLEWKLDTIRDIDARVGADPVPLPAAPTRDVDNYLTVIMQGAATGEEIRFLDSGTAAGTGHRIISAFVTADGRRVMLDQGLLPLYEDEGVVLTSVVTVQGNLIWPDDISRQAPVGDEWYARDVPAMAQALGTEPLLVVLYAATQYDGRLTPLAVDTRNIKNDHLEYAITWFLLAAVWFSMTGFYVMRSMRPKGN
- the tldD gene encoding metalloprotease TldD, producing the protein MAHDPFRPFETNLDQESALAMVRDATAGADDGELFLERRRSEVLSFDDGRIRTASYDASEGFGLRAVRGEVAGYAHSTTIDEHALRRAVATARLAVGDGGGTMAEAPARTNAVLYTDADPMADAAFAAKIDLLKEIDAFCRDLDPRVVQVSATLAASHQEVVILRPEGTLVTDTRPMSRLNISVIVEQNGRRESGGMGGGGRAGLINLIGPDSWQPVARESLRIALVNLEAEAAPAGVFDVLLGPGWPGILLHEAVGHGLEGDFNRKGTSAFAGLMGQQIASKGVTVLDDGTIPDRRGSITVDDEGTPSAKNVLIDDGVLVGFMQDRQNARLMGVAPTGNGRRESYAHIPMPRMTNTYMLNGTDDPKDMLAGLKDGIYAVGFGGGQVDITNGKFVFSCTEAYRVQNGKVGAPVKGATLIGDGATALKQIRGIGNDMALDPGIGNCGKAGQWVPVGVGQPSLMIGGLTVGGAAA
- the topA gene encoding type I DNA topoisomerase; protein product: MPVVVVESPAKAKTINKYLGPGYTVLASYGHVRDLPPKDGSVDPDNDFDMLWEIASDSKKHIKAIADALANDNELILATDPDREGEAISWHLEETLRKRKSIKRDTPVSRVVFNAITKTAVTEAMKNPRQVDVPLVEAYLARRALDYLVGFKLSPVLWRRLPGAKSAGRVQSVSLRIIVEREMEIEAFNNREYWSVKAQLSTPRNQAVETRLTVLAGKKLDKFDLVNATQAELAETAVNSRDLTVKRVEAKPANRNPSAPFMTSTLQQEASRKFGFGARMTMNAAQRLYEAGLITYMRTDGIDMAPEAITEARETIAKKFGKDYIPDKPRIYKNKAKNAQEAHECIRPTDLMLDATSAKIADPDQRKLYDLIYKRTVSSQMEAARMERTTVDIGSADGQIELRATGQVVLFDGFLAIYEEGRDDDAGDDDDDKRLPQMATGEKMAKTSVTAEQHFTQPPPRYTEATLVKRMEELGIGRPSTYASIVTTIQDREYVRKEKNRLIPEDKGRLVTAFLTNFFRKYVGYDYTASLEEELDHVSAGEADYKKVLSDFWGDFKITIDEAMDMSITQVLDKINEVLAPHIFPPNEEGTDPRLCPNCNVGRLSMRTARSGGAFIGCSNYPECKYTRAFGPPGQDDASGIPPEGKELGVDDGDKIWIHKGRFGPYAQRGEVTEDNKKPNRQSVPKEWPPEDVTLETAVRLLSLPRLIGTHPEDGVNVFANIGRYGPYIKHAESTSDRGGTNANLEGLDDVFTVGMNHAVQLLAEKVASRGNRGGAAKTLKSLGDHPDEGGPIDIMEGKYGPYVKWEKVNATLPKDSDPEALTIQQAVDLITEKQAKKGTKRKAPAKKKAAPKKAAAKKPAAKKATAKRPAAKKATPNVIDTAGDVLE
- a CDS encoding cytochrome c oxidase assembly protein, which translates into the protein MKLNPFNYITRDANRTAAQAVSVVVFMGALAWASVPFYDWFCRVTGFGGVTNIATAGSDTILDETITVRFDSSVASDMPWTFKPVQREMEVRIGETVLAFYEATNPTDYAIAGSASYNVAPYEAGAFFDKIDCFCFEMQILQPGETMNMPVLFFVDPAIVDDRDGQYVHTITLGYTFHLNELPLEYEQATLLVDDQAALDTVQPTELN
- the thrC gene encoding threonine synthase, with the protein product MKYISTRSAAPALNFEQAMMTGLARDGGLYVPDVIPTLSKTQIATMAGQSYEQIAYTVMRPFIGDTFTDDEFRGLIDAAYAGFRHAARAPIKQLDSNHFLLELFHGPTLAFKDFAMQLIGQMFQASLARSGKRITIVGATSGDTGSAAIEAFRGLKNVDVFILFPHGRVSEVQRRQMTTPVEPNVHALAMDGDFDDCQAALKDMFNDFDFRDGVNLAGVNSINWGRVLAQVVYFFSSAVSLGAPHRPVSFTVPTGNFGDIFAGYIAKRMGLPIDQLVIATNQNDILHRTLQTGAQIKEGVTPTISPSMDIQVSSNFERALFEAYGRDGAVVAAQMADLKAKGAFTISQGAIEMLRDTFASGSASEVETYATITDELTRSGELLCPHSAVGVRVGSRFQSATPMITLATAHPAKFPAAVEKATGLHPPLPPHMADLYERSERVTRVPNDLTALQTLIKERIAK
- a CDS encoding cytochrome c oxidase subunit 3 gives rise to the protein MAHEKNHDYHILPPSVWPLLTAVSVFFMLFGAVVWMDSNDSPYLFLMGFAGVLYCMYAWWSEVVVESHQGDHTPVVSIGLRYGFIMFIMSEIMFFAAWFWSFFKHAMYPMGPQSPAIDGQFPPAGIETFNPWHLPLINTLILLCSGAAATWAHHALVHEDNREDVKSGLILAVVLGVVFTVFQAYEYSHAAFGLAGNIYGANFFMATGFHGFHVVIGTIFLFVCYLRVRKGHFTAERHIGFETAAWYWHFVDVVWLFLFAAVYVWGQ